In the genome of Acidobacteriota bacterium, the window GGTACCGACGGCGGCCATGCGGGCGGGTGACTTCTCGGCCCTCCTGGCAGTGGGGCCCGAGTACCAGATCTACGACCCCTCCACCATCCAAGCCACCGGGGACGGGTTCTTCTCCCGGATGCCTTTTCCAAACAACGTGATCCCTTCCAATCGGATCCACCCCATCTCCTCGCAGCTCATGAGCTACTACCCGGAACCCAATCTATCGGGTGGCAGCGACTTCAGCAGCAATTTCGAGCCCACTGCCTCTTCGCCCACCCAGTGGGACCAGTGGACGCTGCGGGTCGACCACAGCTTCGGACCGTCCAACCGGATTTTCGGCAGCTACACCAAGCTCGACAACTGGTCGGGGGAGTGGAGGGACTACTACGGCAACGGCGCCACCGGGTTCCACGAATCCATCATTCGTGAGACCTTCGGATTGGACGATGTCTGGACCTTGAATCCCAACGTCATCCTGAATTTTCGCGGCGGCTACAACCGGGGATCCGACCCCAGAGTGCACAAGAGCCACAGCCTGCACCCGCGGGGAGAGCCCTTCGACATTTTCTCGTTGCCCTTGGCCGATTCGCTCAAGGCTCAACTCGATCCGGCTCAATCGGCTCTGCCTCACATCCAGATCGAAGGATTCAGCGGAATTCATGACGAGACCCGGAACAACTTCGATTTCTCCACCTATGTCTTCGGAGAGGCGTCCACCGACATCCACGAGGGCAATCACAACGTCAAGTTGGGCGTGGAGGCTCGTGCCAATTATCTGAACCGGAACGATCAGCGCTGGTCCAACCCGGTCTACCGTTTCCGGTCCATCTTCACCAACGGCCCGCTGAACACCTCTCCCAGCGCCCAGGGGCAGGGGTTTGCCGCCTATCTGTTGGGACAGCCCTCCGCGGGCTTCGTCAACCGGAACGACAACTACGCCGCCCACCACAACTATTACGCCTGGTTCATCCAGGACAACTGGAAGGCGACGCCTGAGTTGACCTTCAACATCGGTGTCCGCTGGGAATACTTCGGCCCGCTCACCGAGCGCTACAACCGGAGCGTGGGGGGGTTCGCGTTCGGCACGGCCAGTCCTATTGCGGCCGCTGCCCAGGCGGCCTACGCCATGAACCCCATTCCTGAGATCGCAGCCAGTGAGTTCGCCGTGAACGGCGGAATCACCTACGCCGGAGTCGGAGATACGCCGCGGGCGCTGTACAATGTCCCCTCGAACATCTTCGCTCCCCGTTTCGGCTTCGCCTATCGACTGGGCGAGGAGACGGTGATTCGTGGTGGCTACGGCATCTTCCATCAGCCCATCGGGATCCTGGGGAACAGCGTTTCACCCATTCTGACCGGGTACAGTCAAACTACGGATCTGGTGCCGACATTGGACAACGGGCTCACTTTCCGGGCTGACTTTGCCAACCCGTTTCCGGATGGGATTCGCCTGCCTATCGGCAACGCCAGAGGACTGGCGACGAACCTGGGTCAGAGCGTCAGTTTCTTCAACCAGAACAACCTGAAGGTGCCCTACAACCAGCGCTGGTCGCTCACGGTTCAGCGTATGCTGGGCAGCACCATGCTGGAGTTGGGTTACGTCGGGACACGAGGTGTTCGCATCATCGGCAGGCGAAATCTGAACGTCCTGCCGGACCGGTACCTGAGTTCGGCCAATGAGCGGAACAATGCGAATCACGCCTACCTGAACACGCAGGTGCCGAATCCCTTCGCCGGCCTGGTGCCTGGTACTGGGCTCAACACCAACACGGTTTCACGCAGCCAGCTTCTCCGGCCCTTTCCGCAGTTCTCAGGCGTGACGTTGAATCAGACCAACCAGGGATATTCCTGGTATCACGCCTTCGAGAGCCGTCTCGAACGGCGCCTCTCCGGCGGATTCAGCTACAGCCTCGGCTAT includes:
- a CDS encoding carboxypeptidase-like regulatory domain-containing protein, encoding MRKWKILLVVMLLAPLAAAPLWGQGAYASLNGRVMDNTGGVIPGVNVTAKNTATGLDYPTVTNDTGLYRVDFLVPGPYEVTASLPGFQTQIQPVELSTGDDPTLDFTMVVGEVTEQVTVQAQAPLLQSTNATLSNLIEAEQIETLPMAQGNPSHLLVMAPGASSPPGGGWKWDEPGWSITTGFYFHGSQGNAVGFTLNGINNVGTIFGGAQQAQTAPSAEAVKEIRIAHDYTAARGHHNGTTMDVTLKSGTNDWHGSVYGFFRESEWGANAFFVNRAGGAKSDTAYRRTGGAVNGPIFQDQTHFAFSWERTFQRTLEFYGARTVPTAAMRAGDFSALLAVGPEYQIYDPSTIQATGDGFFSRMPFPNNVIPSNRIHPISSQLMSYYPEPNLSGGSDFSSNFEPTASSPTQWDQWTLRVDHSFGPSNRIFGSYTKLDNWSGEWRDYYGNGATGFHESIIRETFGLDDVWTLNPNVILNFRGGYNRGSDPRVHKSHSLHPRGEPFDIFSLPLADSLKAQLDPAQSALPHIQIEGFSGIHDETRNNFDFSTYVFGEASTDIHEGNHNVKLGVEARANYLNRNDQRWSNPVYRFRSIFTNGPLNTSPSAQGQGFAAYLLGQPSAGFVNRNDNYAAHHNYYAWFIQDNWKATPELTFNIGVRWEYFGPLTERYNRSVGGFAFGTASPIAAAAQAAYAMNPIPEIAASEFAVNGGITYAGVGDTPRALYNVPSNIFAPRFGFAYRLGEETVIRGGYGIFHQPIGILGNSVSPILTGYSQTTDLVPTLDNGLTFRADFANPFPDGIRLPIGNARGLATNLGQSVSFFNQNNLKVPYNQRWSLTVQRMLGSTMLELGYVGTRGVRIIGRRNLNVLPDRYLSSANERNNANHAYLNTQVPNPFAGLVPGTGLNTNTVSRSQLLRPFPQFSGVTLNQTNQGYSWYHAFESRLERRLSGGFSYSLGYTWSRFHEAVQFLNASDPVPVEVVARSDRPHNFKLSGIYQLPFGKNSRFGGWQVSAVWQLQSGFPLNFGDVFTTDSFSPDRLGGGGTVERWFNTNAGFVRNPSDAPEGTHKRTFPLRFAQLRSDIVDFWDLSIIKDTFINDTHKIRFQAQLLNALNHASFGNANTNPTSGSFGVVGSDVTWPRRVMFSVKWMF